In Paramormyrops kingsleyae isolate MSU_618 chromosome 11, PKINGS_0.4, whole genome shotgun sequence, the genomic window ATGTTCTGGAAGAGATGGAGGACAGAGAGCCCTGTAGGTTTTcaaaagggaagaaaaaaatattaaatgtaaacgAGTAATCAAAGGTAGTAAgtaatgtgctgttgtatgaaCACTAGAGAGCCACTGACCACCAGGGTCAGATTTCGTGTttgtctttgtgtgtttgtctttgtgtgtttgtgtgtattacattgtggagaccaatgtccccacaatgtgattaaaaacctgctattttgacgttgtgggaaAACTCACTCgagtgcaatcaaaaaaaccaaaaatgcaaaaaaaaaacaacaaaaaaagagaaaaagaacaaaagaaGAAGAGttctttgtttggttacttatggttaaggttagggctgggtagtggtTAAGCTCGTCATGTTAGATTAGAGTTTTCcacatggaaatgaatggagagtccccacaaagatataactacaaacctgtgtgtgtgtatggtagCTAATACACTTAATTCTGATACCCCTGGAGGGAGCTTAGATCAAGACAGCTGTTTGATTTATTTGTACTGGAAAGAGGGGGttaaaaaaaacctcaatgcaagtaaaaaaaacagataCTTGACCAGACTTTTGCCCAATGCAGTGTTGTCCAGAAATTTGGGTATTTTTGCTTGAATCTGTTTCTGTGTAAATAATTTAGGAATTTAGGTAGGGTTGTTAAACATCCTTCAATGTGAACAATTTAATGATGAAATGCACTCACTtcctttttaatgttttagcCTTAGTGGGGTTTATCCTGTTTGCTTATAGCTGGTGATAATTCTGCTGTCCAGCTTTACTAGATGAACTTAGAGATACTGATGGCTGCAGGTGTTTCTGCAAGACAAATTCATAAACACATCTGATCAAAGCAAACCATCATCTTATTTCACTATTAATCTAGTTTGGGTTTTCCAGTCTGGTCCAGATCCAGTGTAGAGTTTTCGCCTGCTCGAGCCAGATGGAGATCTCTGTCAGAATGGGATCCAGTGCAGTGGTATGACCACAGTGTGTCACGACAGGCTACACATTCCCTAGTATTCCTGGCCGTTATTGGATGCCCCTGCTGTAAATTCACAGCTATAATAGTAAAATAGTAGGTTTCGCGATTTCTTCCAAGTCATTTAAGAATCCATGCTtatagcaaaaaataaaataaaaatatctgccCATATCAGCTTGGTGCCCTCTTTACCTCTTAagtcattttaattaaacagaattTACTGTAGATGTCCcgcaaaataatttttttatgtgcAATAGTCCTGATCTGGCATTTATTACCCACGGCAAATGAGAGTAATTTCTcagatttatttaaatttaccTTGAGCTGTTAATAGAGCTGTAGTCAGCCGTGTCTGCTGTACTCTAGAGAATTATCATCAAATTTGCACAAAATTGTTCTCTCCTGTCTCTGAACAACCCATCTGACGTGATATATGTAACGTTGCAATTTGGTCCAGAAAGCTTCTGTCCTGCTGAATATATTCACCCCTAAAATTTTAGGCACCTGTCAATAAGAGTGAAATTGTATGAACAGAAGAAGAGGAAGCATGATAATGAAGTGTGTTATAATGTCATCAGTTCTTTTTCTGAACTGCTTGGTTTCACTAACTCCTCCACTGATCTCAGttctggggtggggtgggtttGGTCCTACCTTATCAGCCGCCCTGATCTATTTTGGGTTATTGTGCTTCAAAACAATGCCACTAAAACCTTCATTCttggatttttctttttctttgatttgatttttctgtaaatgaggACAAACCAGACACAGTGACCCCTGAACTCCGGGTTGGACGCATGCGTTTTCTCATGTGTTCTTACTGTTCGGCAGTGAAGAGGAACTGGAACCAAAAGCCCTCGATGTAACCAGTCAGGGAGTCTTATGTATTGTCTGTTGTTGCTTGTGTGTGGCTGTGGAATCTTCAGTTTGATCCTGTCTCACTGCGTGCCTGCGGTCGCGTTTTAGCCTCTGTCCACCCGCTTCCCCTCTGCTCCAGTTTCCGTTCCTGTCATTGTGCCGTTAGCTCCTCACCCCGTCCAGTGCGCCAGCCGTACAGCGTGTTTAAAGCACCGTCTGTCTGCGTTGTTTAGCCAAAATCTCCATCATCATCCGGTGGTAAAGCTCTATACAGACAagggggaggtgggggaagGAAGGTGAGGGGAGGACGTCTTTGGGGCAGTTTCCTTGGCAGCCTGCTCCTTCAAGGGCTTCAGGATAAAAACCTGGTTGGTTCATGTGGAGCTAAAGCAAATGAAGATCTCTTCTGATCTGATCTAGAGGAAGCTCCCAGGACGTTACACGCTATAGTGTTCAGAGCCTTCTGAGTGGTTGGGCGTGAAAGGTCTGCCAGAGCTTGCCAACAGGTTACCTCGAGGAAGTCCTGACCTTCCTCTTCTccgcctcctcttcctcttacTCATCCAGGTCCGGCCTAAGCCCGTTGCCCCGAACAATGTGCCCATCGCCCCGGCTCCCCCCCCCATGGTGTCAGCGCCCCCTCTGCTGCAGCGGCCGGTCATGCTGACCACCAAGGTGACCCCCACGGGTCCCATCCACCAGGTGCGCATCGTCAACGGGCAGCCGTGCGGCGCCATCGCCAAGACGCTGCCCGCCGGCCAGCTGACCAGCATCGTGCTCACCACTCCGACCACCGCCCACCCGCCAGCTCCCCAGGCCGCGCAGCCGAGTGGCCCCTGCGGCGAtgccaaggtgggggggggactgggaaTGTGCGACTAGGGAGTGATTTTCACGCCTCCTCTACAGAGGACATGCTGACATTTTAGCACCAAAATTGATCATGATCATTTAAATTACTGCAGTTTTGATTAACTGGAGATTTGAAACTGAAAGGTTGTGTTAATCTGGGGGCCGGTTATAGAAACTGGGAGGTACATGTACCCCTCCCCAATATTGAATTTGGATTTATTCATTCCACCATAAATAGATCTTTACATTTGAAATAAGTTGtcaccctacccccccccccccccagtcaaactcccTCCTATGCTGTTTTCTGGGAAATGGGGAACTTTAACACAATATTACCTACTGTAATGTGTAGGTAATATTTTTGGCATTTTCTCTGCAGACACAGTTTTAAGATGCCGAATTAAATTAGCCTGACTCTGGAGCGCTTTCATATAATATCTTTATCAatgtttagggttagggttctgAAACTTTGGATGTGAAATTATCTGACAACCCCTCCAAATTCTTTGGCAAACCACAATTTGAGAACCGCTTCTTTAGGGTACTGGTCACAAAACTATGTTAACGTGCTGCATTGTGTATGCTGCTGTTGGTTAAAAATATCGAAATAGAATGAGTGCGATGACGGTGTGGATTGCATGTTGAGAGTGGTCTGTCTTGGCTCCGTTTCAGACTGTTAATTCTCAGGGTGGGACAGAGCAGAAAGCATCGACGACGGCTTCTTCGTCTCCCGCTCCCACCCCACCACCCACAGTCAAACCCAAACGTGAGGAGAACCCTGAGGTAAGGCTCCGTTCGTGATCTGATGGCGCTGTAGGGAATTGGAGACTTCCGTTGTTGCATGTAGTGACTGTGGCCCATAGTCAGCCATAGTACTGTGATTGAACAAATTCGATGGTCAAAGCAAGACTCCACTAAAAGCTCCATAAATAACGTGTTTCAAATCAAGGGCAAGACATGTAATCTTCAGGATTTTGACAGGTGTGCTTATCTGACCTGACAGCTGAATTAGACATCAGTGTGTGGTAGAGATTGGTATTAAGTGTCTTTATTCTCCTATAACGCAGAAATTGGCCTTCATGGATGCTCTTGGCCTTGTGACACACGATCATCTAGAAGGTGAGGAGACCTTTTGCAAGCACCATAATATTCAGTGATAGTGGTGTTAAATGCTGCTTGGACAGAGTATGTCCATGTTCCTCTTGTTGCTGTGTACGTGGGGGGaagtttttatacatttttttttttcctgtttccctCCTGTCCCTCTACAGAGATTCAAAGCCGAAGACAGGAGCGCAAACGGAGAACGACAGCGAATCCTGTGTACAGCGGAGCCGTGTTTGAGCCAGAGGTAGGCAGGGctcacagtcacatgacaggatATTAGCTTAAGACTCCAAACAGCACTGGTGCAACTGGTGTTTGTGCCTCTGCTGCCCTAACGCAACACTGCCCAGCGTTATATTTGATACTGAAATGTCGCGGTTGTTTTGAACCGTAATGGAATGCGTAATATTTTCAGTGTACAACCACTCTTCGTTTAGTGACCGAATTCAATTCCAGTGACCAGCTCGTTATGTGAAATGCCTGTTAAGTGGAAATCACGGTAGCATATGACCATGACTGTGTTTACTTCAGCCTTCCTTACTCAATGTCTTTTATCCTTCTTGAAGGAGACATTGTTAGCATTTTGTACATTCTACTTCAAAGATCTCTCTCAGTCCAGTGCGTGTTGCTCTCAGGCATACAAAATTAGGTGCATTGGctggaaaattatttttttaaattactattATTCTTGTTAATTCGCAAATGTCTGCTGATTCagatagaatagaatagtgatgCTATATTAACCCACGTGGGGGagttctcttttttttaattttgcccCAGCTTGCTCTCCATACAGGTGAGACGAAGCTTGTGGGTCACAGCGAGGTGGCAGCTACCTTGCAGGGAgccgggggttaagggccttgtgcAGACCCCCCATGGGCCTGAGACTATACTGCTGGGGCTGAGGCACGAACAGGCGATCTTCCGATCTCAGGCGGAGAGACTTAGCCGGCTGGGCCACACACCGCTAAACAAGGAACTGTTTAGGAACAGTTTTTTTCTGCTGCATGTTAGATGCTATTTTAACGTGGTTGAACAAGCCTCACTTTATATGACCTTGGAGTGAATTCCTGCAATATTTTATCAATCTTTTGGGTAACTATGAAAACCAAAATATTACGTCGTATATGCCCTTGTTGATGAATAATTCCATTCGCAGCGCAAGAAAAGTGCAGTAACGTATCTGAATACACCCCTACACCAAGGCCCCAGGAAGAGAGGTCAGTATGTTCATCCTCAGCCGCCGGGACGTTGCTCCTTCTGAAAGCTGTGCACCTCCTTTAATACCTAGCCAAAAAATTCTTTGTAAAATGGAACACTACATTTAAACTTAACTAACTGTATACGTGTGACAACCACAAAAGTCAAACTACTTTTACATGCAGACATGTTTTGGACATTGAGCTGCATAAGGCTCtatgtttaaaaatgacacCAATCGCTTAAATGTTTTACTGAGGATATGTTTTCCAAAGAAGCCAGTACTGCAGGTTTGAGAGATCAGAGTAAGATTATGGAGTATTAACtaggacagtgtttctcaacacaGTCCTCGGAaactcccagacagtccaccttttcgtccccccccccaactccctgccagacagtccaccttTTCGTCCCCTCCCAACTGGGGAGGCAGCAacaacgtggactgtctgtgggtccctgaggaccagactgggagaGACTGATCAAAGAACATTATCATATGCAAAACTTTGCTTTAATCCCTATATAAGTAGTGTTTATGTGTTGTTACTATCTAAGCCAGGAGAAGGGGAAATTGTGTGTTGCGTTTCCTGTTGTCGTTAATAGTCATACAAGTGGAAATACTTTCTGCTTCGCGCTACAAACGCTACCACCCCGTTTCCCACTCATCCGTGGCTCTGTCTTTATTCTCCATAGTTTTAGGAGTATTTCCCAAAAAATATCCAACTTGCTGTTTTTTGGCATTGTACCTTACCCTTTTAAGTATACAGATTAGTTTTAATGTATGTAATATCTAATTTTATAAGACTGTGTCAGAAATAACATTTTACTGTGCCCATATGAGTAACGTCAACAGTAGAACATTTAGTCTGGTCTAGTTCGGAGATTACTGTGTGCATGTAAACAGTAGACTTGTTAACGATTGACTGATACCTTCCCACTCATCATAAGAAGACACTAAGAGACTTATCCTTCACCcagaggtggaaaattcaggcccagaaagtacaaatccagaccaatgttttgtttaaaaaaaccagttgagtataaagagtcacagtactcaactggttggttgaaacaaaaccttggtcagtatttgtagtttctgcacctaaactttccacctctgcctgcaCCCTTCCCACCCCAGCTGTCGAGAGGACTTGCCTAACATGAAATGTGACCCCCAAGCAAACAAACCTGACTGATGCTTCTGCTGTCTTCATGTTtgctccctaaccctaaccctaaccctattcCCTGTAGCTCTCTAGCCGTCTCTGCTGTAGTTTGCGACTGAGTGTTATTTCATTGACAGAAATAGTTCCTTATGTGTGAAAGGAACTATCTTTGCGAGGTTGGAAATTACCATAGCATCACCACCAGCCATTGATAGTCACAGCTTTAAGCCATTAAGTCTGGCTTGACAGTAATTATGGTTCATTTAAAAGATAagttttaattattagtttaatGGTAAATATTATGTCTAGGAAAATGTCATGGAGTAGAAACTGTTGAAAATGTCTTTTGGTGATGAGAAATGCAGGTAGGATACCATCTTTGTCGCCACTTTGAGAGCAGCCATGTGATTGGCTGTCCAGTTTGCATAGTTCTCCATTTAGCACGCTGTTGCACTAATTTCCAtgtgctcctcctcctctttccaTGCTAGCCAATGAGGATCCTGTATCAAAGGTATGTGagacagatgtttttttttttctttctttttcttttttccttttttttcccccctctcgtCTGTCTCATTTCACTCAGGTCGTCCTCCCAAATACAGCAGTGTCGCAGAGCTGGGCTGCCCCACCCCGAGCTCCCCCTCCAGCTGCCAGGGTGCCTCCCCGGCCTCCGACAAGGCCAAGATGGGGGGCTCTCACTTCCCCATCAACCCCCAAACTCTCCCCTTGCTAagccccagccccagccccagccccgGGGATGTAAGTAGCTGTTGTAAGACGCGGCTTATCGGCGGCATTGCAGGATATTAAGAGTTTTACCtgacaacccccccctccccctcccgcACCTCCCAGAAGAACCCAGGGGCCGCCCTCTGCTGGTGACAGCCAAACTTACACCAAGCCAGTGCCTGCAGTAACAGAGAGGCCTCCAAACAGACGTGATTCACTAACTCATACGCCTGGATTCATCCTGCATCCATTTTGTTGTGTGTCCCTGTACATTTTTATGGAATCATCCCCCTTACAAAGTGAACAGTCTTTCCTCATTTAGACCTGCTGTGCAATTGAtttgtaatttgttttatttgatgGTGTACTGTTAGGGGTGAGGTTTCAGCAGTCTGACCCGTGCGTGAGCGGGGTGCTGTACGCTGTAGCCTATCAGGTGGTTCACAAATGAACTAGTGAGTCAGTGACTTCTGAGAAGTTGTGCTGgagtcccccccctccccccctccccaaatggGCGTGgccattaaaaaataaaaaaaaagtaccaTAGTTGTTGAAGGATGAGAGGATGAGAAGATCCTGCCCACTAGTGGCCAGTCCTACCCCTAGACGTCCAGTCGGTCTGGCGCCGAGCAGAAGCGATACTGATCGGTGCAATTCTTCCCGACAGGGAGACATCCATGAGGATTTCTGCACTGTGTGCAGGCGCAGTGGCCAGTTGCTCATGTGTGACACGTGCTCTCGTGTTTACCACCTGGACTGCCTGGAGCCGCCCTTGAAAACCATTCCCAGAGGCATGTGGATCTGTCCTAAATGCCAAGaccaggtaaaaaaaaaataaacaaaaaagacaaAGCGACTCGCGCTGATCCTCAGTGACTGACCCCTTAGCCCCGCCCCTCGACCTTTTCCACTTGGCTCCATCACTGTAGAGGAGGCATAGCAGTTACTTCTACCATTAAAGAGTGGAGAACATCCAGAATGTCACAGTGGTGCTGTTAGAAAGCTACGAGAAGATGGATGTGAAGGGTTTTTTGGTGCTGAGGTGGATGCAGGATAAAGGATTCcaggtgcttttttttttggctgagtGTCTGCATGTATGATTTGAAACTCCTCTTGAGTGTTGGCTGTGGATTAAGACTGTTCCCTGCTTTGTAAGTGTCTGTATGGGTTGAGAATGTCTTTATTCTTCTGTTCAGAGGTTCATCCTGGCCTTTCATATTCAGTTCCTTGGTTGTCCATCCCAGCCCATGACTCGAGAGGATGATTGCATCGTTGCAGGCATGATGACTGATGGCTGGGTCCCGCTCCCTCACCCTTACAGAGAGGATCACAGTCATTCAGTCGGCTTGTTCTCTTTTCCGAAACAGATATTAAAGAAAGAAGAAGCAATTCCCTGGCCAGGAACCTTGGCTATTGTTCATTCCTACATTGCATATAAGGAAGGTAGGCTTTCTGTCAGTGTATGTTTGAAATGCATTCACTTCTCACGAACTAGGAAATGCCATTCAGCTTTGAGAACTACATGCACATATATAAACTCTTGTACACATTGCACATTTGTGTACAGAACAATGTACTGACTGTAATTTGTGCTGATGTTCCCTATCGCTTATATTTTACATCTGCTATTTTGTTCTTAATTCATGCTTTGTGTTGTCTTTGAATGCTACCAAAACAAATTTCAAGTACATGTAGGCATAGTTTTCCAGTAAAGTGAATTCTGAATGATTCCAAATAACATACCGTTTAGTTTTTCTAGTTAATGAGTGGTGTCGGTTCATTCTCGTGGTGTTACAGCAAAGGAGGAAGAGAAGCAGAAGCTGTTGAAGTGGAGTTCAGAGGTGAAGGAGGAGCGGGAGCAGCTGGAGCAGCGGGTCAAACAGCTGAGCAGCTCGATCACGGTGAGCGCAGGAAGTAGTTCAGTTCTTCTCATGAGCAGGCATTGAACCCTTGACTTATGAAAAGGTTTATGTTTAATAGCAAAGTCTTCTGCTTTGATTTGTATTTCCTGAATTATGAAGTGAGATGCATTTTTATGGTTATTGTATTAAACTATGATAGGCATAACCTTAAATTCTTTTCATTTATGCTGCTTGtttaaaatatgtacatacGGTTTAGACCTAAAGTCATGAATGGCAGCTACAGTAGATGGCTTGCTGATTATTGAACTATAAAAATCTAATTTGTACAAAAAGATTGACATTTAATATATATTCGCTATCTATTTGTTCagtggaataatacagattaaTGAATTGCACCTGTTGTCAGTGATGTAGCAAGGAATTCTGAgacccctgacaaaatgtcaccttgaaCCCCTTTGGTACATTCTGCTGAATGGGGGAGCGGTGCCTTAgctgtcttaggcgtctcacagtgcggacatggcaatttattgccctagccacatcagcagtcctcatgcctccctgcaacatgcctaatgcacgttcacgcagatgagcagggaccctgggcatctttctttgggtgtttttcacagtcggtagacaagtctctttagtgtcctgcgtttttagaactgtgaccttaaatgcctactttctgtaagctgttaaggtcttgaccattccacaggtgcttgttaattaattgattatggttaattgaacatgcatggaaaacattatttaaaccctttacaatgaagatctgtaaagttatttggatttttacattattgttgaaatacacagtcctgaaaaagggacgtttctttttttgctgagtgtgtgtgtgtgtgtatatatatatatatatatatatatatatatatatatatatgtatatatatatatgtatatatgtatatatatatatgtatatatatatatatatatatgtatatatatatatgtatatatatatatatatatatgtatatatatatatgtatatatatatatgtatatatatatatatatgtatatatatatgtatatatatgtatatatatatatgtatatatatatatgtatatgtatatatgtatatatatatgtatatatgtatatatgtatatatgtatatatatatatatatatatgtatatatgtatatatgtatatatatatgtatatatatgtatatatgtatatatatgtatatatatatatgtatgtatatatatatgtatatatatatatatgtatgtatatatatatgtatatatatatatatgtatgtatatatatatgtatatatatatatatgtatgtatatatatatgtatgtatatatatatgtatatatatatatgtatatatatatatatgtatatatatatatatatgtatatatatatatgtatatatatatatatatatgtatgtgtgtatatatatatatatatgtgtgtgtgtatatatatatatatgtatgtgtgtgtgtatatatatatatatgtatgtgtgtgtatatatatatatatgtatgtgtgtgtatatatatatatatgtatgtgtatatatatatatatgtatgtgtatat contains:
- the LOC111858218 gene encoding PHD finger protein 21A-like isoform X1, whose product is MVFKTGEGVKAESSPGLTCRQKGLMMELQTLQDALKVEIQIHQKLVAQMKQDPQNADLKKQLHELQAKITALSEKQKKVVEQLRKDLLKQEQPAAVGTKHVLQLDGKAAALPVSQVPLSLPAPNLSAQQKTLTVTPVIATKTLPLVLKAAAPASPASIVTQRPTVAMVSAISSIPSAVNSEAQNAPVNLQAPNKLTNQSAEGVRPFSKNAVVVQPTSTAQPIKVPQFIPPPRLTPRPNCQPQVRPKPVAPNNVPIAPAPPPMVSAPPLLQRPVMLTTKVTPTGPIHQVRIVNGQPCGAIAKTLPAGQLTSIVLTTPTTAHPPAPQAAQPSGPCGDAKTVNSQGGTEQKASTTASSSPAPTPPPTVKPKREENPEKLAFMDALGLVTHDHLEEIQSRRQERKRRTTANPVYSGAVFEPERKKSAVTYLNTPLHQGPRKRGRPPKYSSVAELGCPTPSSPSSCQGASPASDKAKMGGSHFPINPQTLPLLSPSPSPSPGDGDIHEDFCTVCRRSGQLLMCDTCSRVYHLDCLEPPLKTIPRGMWICPKCQDQILKKEEAIPWPGTLAIVHSYIAYKEAKEEEKQKLLKWSSEVKEEREQLEQRVKQLSSSITKCMETKNTILSQQKEMQASLEKVKALVRLIQGTSLSPGPESAEPSGMVNGKAGRVSDAADKCGGALDGAQRADNEEEEEEEKEKEKEGDHGKNVRNENNNDKTSDSSQSPVPRPNSHSDDAK
- the LOC111858218 gene encoding PHD finger protein 21A-like isoform X2, which translates into the protein MVFKTGEGVKAESSPGLTCRQKGLMMELQTLQDALKVEIQIHQKLVAQMKQDPQNADLKKQLHELQAKITALSEKQKKVVEQLRKDLLKQEQPAAVGTKHVLQLDGKAAALPVSQVPLSLPAPNLSAQQKTLTVTPVIATKTLPLVLKAAAPASPASIVTQRPTVAMVSAISSIPSAVNSEAQNAPVNLQAPNKLTNQSAEGVRPFSKNAVVVRPKPVAPNNVPIAPAPPPMVSAPPLLQRPVMLTTKVTPTGPIHQVRIVNGQPCGAIAKTLPAGQLTSIVLTTPTTAHPPAPQAAQPSGPCGDAKTVNSQGGTEQKASTTASSSPAPTPPPTVKPKREENPEKLAFMDALGLVTHDHLEEIQSRRQERKRRTTANPVYSGAVFEPERKKSAVTYLNTPLHQGPRKRGRPPKYSSVAELGCPTPSSPSSCQGASPASDKAKMGGSHFPINPQTLPLLSPSPSPSPGDGDIHEDFCTVCRRSGQLLMCDTCSRVYHLDCLEPPLKTIPRGMWICPKCQDQILKKEEAIPWPGTLAIVHSYIAYKEAKEEEKQKLLKWSSEVKEEREQLEQRVKQLSSSITKCMETKNTILSQQKEMQASLEKVKALVRLIQGTSLSPGPESAEPSGMVNGKAGRVSDAADKCGGALDGAQRADNEEEEEEEKEKEKEGDHGKNVRNENNNDKTSDSSQSPVPRPNSHSDDAK